agGAGTCGTTTTGGTCATGTCTCAACAGCAGTTTGCCAGGTTAGTAAAGCTTGATTGATACATTTCGTCTTGATTTTAATCtcgtacctctgtctgtctgtctgtccgtccgtctttctgcctgcctgtctgtctgtctgtctgtctgtctctctgtctgtctttctgtctgtgtctgtcggtctgtctttctgtctgtctgtctgtctgtcttgctcactctctgtctcgctctcactgtatgtctgtctgcggccctgcgcttgtgtgagtgtgcacgtgtgtgtgtgggggaggggagaggggggcaggggttgctctccaaacacatttttattaatcttttttttgtttgtttttttgtttccatcattTGCCTTTTAttcgactatatatatatatgtgtgtgtgtgtgtgtatatatatatatatatatatatatatatatatatatatatatacaaatgtaagGTATAGGCTCTCAGGACCTCACCAGCGTGTTCGGTTCACACATAGATCAGGAATCTGCtctccttttttatattatttaatATGCAGATgcggtgtgcgtgtatgtgtgtgtgtgtgtgcgtgtgtgtgtgtttgtgcgtgagtgtgtgtgtgtgtgtgtgtgtgtgtgtttgtgcgtgtgtgtgtgtgtgtgtgtgtgtgtgcatcagcccgcacgctttgacagcTTTTTTGTAACTGAAACTGAGTATTGATCTATCTATAGAGATCATCACATAGATGTCTCCATCATCCATGGCCTGTCTtttgagggagggagtgtgtggggcgttgggggttggtgggtgggtgggtgagagggtgttTGTGTCTCTATTGAGTGTGTGCATCAGCTATATTAAATAGCCTTCGGCGCTCGCTTGTTGGATGTGTttgttcgctctttctctctcattgactgttgatttttttcctgttctttttcgtTATGTCTTTAactgcccttctctctgtctttctgtctgtctgtctgtctgtctgtatctgtccttgCGTGTCGAGCTGTCTTtcgctctttgtctgtgtctgtctgtctctctgtccgtccgtctgtctgtatgtctctctctcttcctcttgccctccctcccctctctctacatgtctctctcagcctgtctgtccgtctttccaccgttctgtctgtctgtctctttctctttccaactaaataaaataagtaaCAGCATTCAAAGAGAAAAGTGTCAGAGATCATGAAAACTATATGGAGTTTAGGAAATATGGACttatctatatcttttttttttatgcccaggTGAAACCCATAGTCTTGTACGCATCGGGGACTTGGGGTTTGACACAGTACAAGGCACAATTGTGGCTCAATtgttgataaaaaacaaaaacaaaaaaacaaagaaaaagaaaaaacccacaaagatgCGAGCATAACTAGAGATGTTGCTGTGCAGATATTCTGTGCGTTCAAAAGAAGGGAGAAACTCCTTgcagcagaattttttttttcaataccccTTATTTTCATACGTACAAAATGCTGTGTTAAAACTTTTGGTatggtttcattcattcattttctctttatcttttctttctttgatcatgtgttgtgcatgtgcacctcaaatgtttacaggccggCGGTCTAACCTTCAATTATTATTCGAgtctctcatttctctccctctctcgggttctctctctctctccccccccaccctactatttctttctctgcctctctccctctctctgtcgatttatcagtctgtccgtccgtccgtctgtctctttctctctcctctctctctgtctcacacactctcatttcatcttttcttactcccctctcgccccccgccccctccctacacacacacacaccccttccgccctctcttttcctctcttctgatgtgAATTTTCTCTatgcttgtgcgtttctttttcttttttgatttactCATTTAactttgtaccccagggctgggtggggggaaaaaaagcattcttgttgtCATggttatctcaataccctggaaaaataatttttcgttcgttcgttctctctctctctctctctgtctcccgcgcAGGCGCATGTAACTGTAAGCCTACGCTGTTATGTCATAATTACATACAGCTCTGTGGGTGGTAGGTAAGGTGCTTGGTGGCAGTGTGCATGGTTGTGTCccttgattgactgactggttcccccccccaccaccttccccgctgtgtgtgtgtgtgtgtgtgtgtgttatgtgacgGGGGGTTTGTTgtgggcggggtgtgggtgtgtgtgtgtgtgtgtgtgtgtgtgtgtgttgatgtgagggggggttgttgtgggtcGGTTGGTAGAGAAGGCAGGTTGTGGAAGTGGACGTTCAGGGGCTCTTGAACTGTCACGCAGGCTGAAAACTTCATCCGGCTCAGAGTCCCACCACGCGTGATGATAACAGGGGTGGTGTACCAAGTCTTTGGCcagggtggaagagagaaaaggaaaaaaaaaggtgtgtgtgtgtgtggggggggggggggggataaatgaaaaatgcaatgaaaagaaaaggctCTTGCTGTTACCAATGTGGCTGTACAGTGGGAGGGAGGTCGGGGTGTAGCGTAATGTttgtggggggtggcagggggaatgggagggggtggggtgtatgtgtgtttttaattgtgtgtgtgtgtgtgtttagtgtgcgtctgtgcggtgcacgcgctcgtgtgtcttgtttgtgtggggtttaTGGTTGGTGAGGTCAGAGGTCCAGAGCcgttttaaaacctaacacccaccccaattcaccagacaacacaaacacagaatacagacgTTTCTCtcccacacaaaatttattctcttccgctctgtctatcccactcacgcaaccacacacacacagcacatacttaaaaaaaacacacaccaaaaacaaacatgtaccataacttaaaaaaaaaaaaaaaaaaaaccgaacagaaGTCACAAAACTAACTCGATTCTCCCAAATGTTCTCAAGAGCGTTTTCCCACACTCAGCTCAAGAAAACAAACCACCCAAAACCCGGACTGGCATATATATATTCGTGCTTTAGTGTGACGTCTTTGGCggcttcaggaagttttcctcttaaaagaaaaagaaaaacgttaGCACACGGCTCCGGGCGAACTTCGGCGGACACGTTGCGCAGGTCCGACCAAAGGAACAAGCCATCAATCGAAAGGCCCAGGTGCCAGGACTCagcatacagtgccaagcaaaacaaagacccaggccacaagtcaaaaggcccggaaccaGGACACCaatcacgggacaggagggggcgaagacccaggacaccagtcacgggacaggagggggcgaagacccaggacaccagtcacgggacaggagggggcgaagacccaggacaccagtcacaggacaggagggggcgaagacccaggacaccagtcacgggacaggagggggcgaagacccaggacaccagtcacgggacaggaggggacgAAGACCCAGGACGCCAATCGAAAGCCTGGCACCCAGGACACAGGACAACGGCTGGGCGggacgaagatctgggtcaccaggaCTAAAGGCCAGGGACCCTGGACACGGCGAGAGCTgtaacattacggaatgttccccccatACTGAGTAATAGTATCTTTAACGATGATTAAcacaaatgtacagcacattcaaaatgcAAAGCTTtaatataattccattgacaagacaAAAATACAGAACTCATATACGGCACTTACTCTCTCTACACCTaacatacagagccaacgcccagtTTTACATAACCGGGAATTAAGGTAAGATTATATGATTTTAAAACTCGACATTAATGAAATTGACAAAATTATTAGCAaacgacacaagaaaaagtacatattcacgcaGTCGTAGGAAATAAATTATCGTTGTCAAAACCTAACGCACGTCTTCCTTTCTTGTCAAACCTCTACCtctttacacagccacacccctgtTAAAAATACAAAGCAGCTAAGTAGACTAGTGGCTTACCTGCTACAGGTAGCGGacacaacgaccaccacaaagacatgGCGACGAAAATACATGGAGAAAAAAACCAGAAGTGGCTCCAGTAGAGGACAAGCAGTCCTCACTTTCAAATGGTGCCAAgacgtcggggtagctaccccaccaacaacggaGGCGACCCGCACAcgacggcagtcgggctgcaaaagcctcgaaaattgttgctgcccaacaatatttcatacccagtttgcatcagtttgacatggtacagtatatgtatcaccaaacatggagtataatacaaactcctcctctcgCTCAGGTGAACCGAGTAACATGCACGTGGTTCATGCGCAGTTCGAGaattctacccgaactgaaggatgggagaaggaggaaaagtgaaaggagagggtggagaaaaacgaagacgggccacacgcccaaactgtcgtcacaagttgtgacatatacatgtgtgtgtgttattgtgtgtaggtgtttgtgatGATGTCGAATGGGGGTTCTGGCCCAAGGATAGTTGTAAAGGCTGGcctgtgcatgctgtgtatgcatgtgtcgtCGACAGTGAGTATGCATGCATAGATTACGTtcatacttctgtgtgtgtgtgtgtgtgtgtgtgtgtgtgggtgagcatgtgcaaacacacacacacacacacacacacacacacacgaatcttcCCGCAGTGCACCcaacagatgcacgcacgcatatatgcatacacacatacacacacataactataGTCGTGTTACCTGAACACACGCAATACAACTGCGTTGCTcgggcgcgcgtgtgcatgcgtgcgtgcgtgtggtgtgcgttgtacgttttttgttgttgtttttttagtgtgaaaGGCTagccctttctttcccctctcctccacctcttacATTCCcccttgacccccaccccccaccccaacccctccacctcctacgtttccccttgacccccccacccccacccctcaacccctcactCCCTGTcttaaagcccccccccctcccccactccccaaaatCTCAACCCCCTACTCTCCCGGTCTTTTTGACAACATCGTGTGAGCCCcggttacccccacccccaccccctccgcaaaCCCCTGTCCCCCTATATAACTCTGTCCCCTAGTGTTAACAGTCAACGAGAAATGTTTGACACTGGTTGACACGTCAAGGAGGGCTCTTtttgtttgggggagaggggggaaggagggtgctGAACAAATCGAGCCGTCGCCTGTCCGTACTGAAGGACCCTctgtttcccttctctcccccccccccccccccccccccccccccccccccccccccctcatatccccctaacctacctacctctctctgtctgttctgcccGCGGACccatatatatattatggaaGTCCGTGCTCTCTACCTggtccacacacactgaactgctGTGTcccgtttttggtttgttttttagctATCATTGTAATGTCCGTTCCTAACAGCAATAAAGAATAGGCCTGttgatttaaaaagaaatgtaaataaatagatttttaaaaaaaaaataaaaaggtgaaGCCGTCATGGCCTTAGTTCGTTACCATTGAGATATTTTTTGAATCCAGATGCGACGGAAGTGCACAATGCGGAgattcagagtttcagagtttgtttattcccattaactcttttgagtcatacagaaacaaggaaacatgacaataacaggatgaccgccacagaggaagagcgaacatgatttaaaaagaagaaacaaaaggcgGGGGATAATATAAATGgggaaaaataaaacgaaataaaataaaaggccaaatgtaatcattaGTCTGATACAATGCGATtggaatagcgaaagcaatactccatagacaaatgcacagatcacgacttagatttacaatatggctctgtatctgactagttgagcctgaactgggaactgttattttagcacccatttgccagtaatactggaattggtttgatatatacaggagagaaatatacacataaaaaatatgatcatgcaattacgAATGGATATGTACAGGATGCATTGTCAAGATTAACACGTCATTTTTCCAATTCCTATTaaacaagtacagttaaggcattagtggtaaagaatccagactgaaactggctcctaacgaaacacattaaaacctttaAACCCTTCTTTAATGGATTTAGCAAAAATTAGcatcttcttcttactactaatagacgttaatgttgcatatttgtgaaagttgggacgtgttctgtaacacttaggtaaatactgattgcggagattttgaattgcaggacattccatgacaaaagtggtattcgtctcccactcgattcgtgtcacaaagatgacacagtcttgcttcttgtggtatgttcatgtgtctccctttttcatttggtagtttgtgattacttgttctgagtttcaacactgggatgctatagcacaatggcaaaagcgtcgtaggggtcagtcagcaaagtttCGTCGTTACTTTCAAAATCATTATCTGGTACtaactgaatgtcatcatcatcagaaaattCGTCACCAGTGTCTAGGAGGTCACGTTCAATGTCGAATCCTTCTGTCGCAATTTCGACAGCCTCACAGCCTCACGCAAGGAGTACGTCCGGTAGTCCGCCATGTTCGTTGCATAAGCATTGTGACGAACCTCTGACCGGGtcaagaaaattattttttttaaaaggccttTCGCGCGTACAACAGTCAAAAAaatacggccgaactcacgtggcaggtatcgaggcctcagcgacactgatatgagttcaagttcctgtgtacacagttgcttcttcggagtgttaaaaccatcaatcgcaacacattcattcgacactttctcactaaaccaggtttcggtaaaacaaagcacacacgagttcctaaaatcatttaaaaatcgacagtttgctcgtacttcatctaaaATACAGTTTCTGCCGTTTGGGTTAAGAGATCTGACATTGGATAAAATCACAGATGACAGCGTGGACTTAGTgttattttttctcagtcttctcttcacacctcctctctttcctctctttcgtgctttttttctctcaccttctctttcattctcttcatcatcacaaataaGATCACGAGGTAAAAGTTGCCCAGTAAAAGCGGATGGGTCGCGCACTGACCGTAAACTGAGAAGGAAATCACGGTCGTAATGTAGGCGCCTGTACCTCCTCGCTGTCCGCCATTTAAACCACCCggtgacacaaaaacaccacaaacactagtccggaatacagccagcaccaccacaaacagcctcacaactgtcacactcttcatgtttaacaccttgcacaccactttgaaacaatataaaagcacaaggacagggcgaggacagcaaaaacacaatgaaacacagagCACAAGCACCTGCGTCTAGCCCCCCTCGCGAAGCGCCACCTACATGTGACGATATGAGAGACAACTCTTGCTTCCGCATTATATGGGAGGTAATTTTTATCATCGAAGCAAAGTTGAAAATGTTTCTTGTTATTTTAAGCTGTTACTATCATGCAACGTCTTCCTCGGTCTATAACCACTAAGGTAAAGCCTTTACCTGTGATGATTGTTATTTCGTGCGTTGCCTTTCTTAATATCTCATATTTTATAAATGTTTGCCCACAAGCGAAAACAGCCACCGATatatattctatttttagatTAGCTTATCGCCTATGTCCGGTGAACGATAACCCAGTCTTTCAGAACTTCTACACGTAATGAAAAATTAATCTGGGCTAGAAACTGACCTACACGGCTTAACACGAAAAACAGAAAATGTTGGAAAGCAATATTACTACAGTTATCGTCATTTCAAAAGATTGCTTTTGTAAAATCACACGGTTTATTTGTATAATCATTATGTGTTTCCGGGCCCCGCCGGAAACACCAACATATTGTGTGGAAAGGTGAAACGCGGGGTATATATAGGAATTTTTGGCTATATTGAACGTGGCGAGTCGGAGATTGAAGCGTAGTTCTTTGCCTGTGTAGTGCATGTTTATAGTTAAATACTTGCATGATACTGGCTGTTTCCATGGAACAGCTGATCCCGTAGCTTGTAGTTGAATGCTTGCATGTTATTTGCTGTTCCTGAGGAACAGCGCATGGCTTATCTGTAGTGCATGTTCAGCGGGTAGGGTGCATGTGTCATCGATCGCTTCAAGCTACGTTCACACCATTTTTGGCCAGTGGTAgtattttggtttggttttgtgggggtttttatGTGAgcataaaaaataatttaaaaaaaaaaccttcagttTACCTTCCCACCGAACCCCTCAGTTCACAattgtgagggtggagggggggcacagacaatgaattaattaatttctTGGTGAGTTCATTTGAAAATGCGACGGGacgagtttgtgcgtgtgtgtgttcggaggggatgggtgagtggaagggtgtgtgagacTTCCTTAGTGcgcattttattttcatttcatcagaTTAACGAAATCCAACTTTAAGGCAtgggccactctctctctctctctctctctctctctctctgtgtgtgtgtgtgtgtgaggctttaatctactcaaaagaaaaaaatgcttaAAATATTtcgtgttagattttttttttttaattggacaaaaaagaaaagaaaagaagtcttaTGTCCTCTTAACATCTTTTGAGCTTGAGATGTCAGTTCTTGTGATAGAGACGTCTTAAGGTTATCCAAACTTGGCAGCTCATTAAATCAACGAAAGGCATTCAGGTGTCAAAACGTGAATGTGGTACACGCCCTGTCCCAAGCTGAATAGCTGTTTTGTCAACTGAAATTTGGCAGAAATATAGGtttattctgtttgtgtgtgtgtgtgcgagcgcgcgcgcgtgtgtgtgtgtgtgacagcgagtTTAATCTGTGCTTGCATTGAAAGCCTGCTTGACATGTGTTTTATGTATCCCATTGAATGTGCTGAGGCTTTAGTTCTGACGAACTCGCAAGCAGATTGGTCTTATTACTCAGTTGAAGGAgttagcgcgcgcgtgtataaaaatgtgtgtgtgtgtgtgtgagagagagagagagagagagagagagagagagagagacttttagtTTTTGGGTtttggtatttgtttttttgtgttgttttttttgttttgtttttttttgttttgttttgtttttttgttttgttatgtcatTTCTTGTGTTTCCATTGAAGTGAACGCATCCGATTCATCGCATTCATGCAagagaacacacaacaaacacacacacacactctctctctctctctctctctctctctctgtttccgtccctccatcaccctcacccACTCGCACTTCaggaaatcagtttcagtttcagtttcagtagctcaaggaggcgtcactgcgttcggacaaaaccatatacgctacaccacatctgccaagcagatgcctgaccagcagcgtaacccaacgcgcttagtcaggccttgagaacacacacacacacacacacacacacacacacacacacacacaaaaaaaaaaaaaaaaaaaaaaaaaaaaaaaaccaacgggggaataaataatagataagcttgcataaataaataaataaataaataaataataattataatatagaaaaaggtagtagtaataatattagtaatactaataaaatgataataataaaacataaataaataaataaataagacaacaatggtgataaataagcaaataaatgtaaaatatgaagacacacattcacacatacacccacacatgcataacagaaatgcaccagacatgcagtttcacatatatgaaagcacagtcaaatacatataaacgtacatgagctccaacacacacacacacacacgcattaccgtgcacctcctctacccccctcctccacacactcatttctagtctaagtatcgcagcttccacggcacacacacacacacacacacacacaaacacacactcacagagatgaacacttacttgtacaagcacatatgaaagcacagtcaaatacatataaacgtacatgagctccaacacacacatacacacacacacacacacacattaccttgcacctcctctaccccctcctccacacacttatttctagtctacgtatcgcagcttccacggcacacacacacacacacaaacacacactcacagagatgaacacttacttgtacaagcacacacacatacgcccatatctcccacccccaaccccacacacgtacatacaaagatatatatatatatatatatatatatatatatatatatacacgttccaatatcctgttgctcccacagtgtaggcatgcatacactcacatacctcatcctctaccccacctccccccgcactcccacctcccctcacacacacacacacacacacgtacacatatctctcctgacacttgtgtgcaatttcactctcgcgcattcacaaacgcactcaaaagcacagacccacacatacacacaaacacacacagccgccactgactggccgcaagagggatgggaaaagatctctgatgccaagaacgtggcatctagtgtgttgctcggtctattgtatttggaaaggcccacagagactctgttccgttttgaagaaatttgcgcaatgttggtttggaaatgatgccgatatttgtttgatttgcaaagcatcgtgctctacctttcatgttagatttgcggccgctccctctctctgcttttcagGAAATCAAAACCTAGACATCACTTACAGATTGCACTCGCTTTATGTTAACGTAAAGGGGTAGGGCGATCGAATTTATTTACGACCCAAAtccccacacccttccttccactccccaccctccccagccccatcctcccccccatcctcctctcatCCTATCCCCATCCCTcgaacctccacacacacacacacacacacacacacacacacacacacacacacgcgcgcgcgcgcgcgcagagagagagagaaagagagtgagagagagagagagagagagagagaggacagtcgCAAACGATGGATCgtattaacacgcacacacacacacacacacacacacacacacacacaaatgacggtCAGTCTGttgctctcactgtctttctaGCTGTCCACGCAACCTCCACACCTCTTaccttcccacacccacacacatacacgcacgacaACAATGGACGTGTGGGTCAACAGtagcctcccctcccttcctccagtCCTCAAGcgcgtctctctatctctctctctctctctctcggtgccgattgttgtgtgtgtgaaaagacgtAGTGGAGCAAAGCAGGTAGAAAAACAAACAGTGGGAAACCAACAGTGACACACAATCCACAGGTCGTACTCTGTACTCGTGGTAATAACGTTGTGACTTGCTCCAGTTGCATGGTGTCTGGTGTGGGATGTTAATTGGGTCATCTGTCTTGGttcaaataatctttaattgttgaaCGATACACATGCTTCCAatgcaaaacaaagacaaaaagaggatcAGCAAGCTCGAAGCTTATACTGTGTGCTCACAACATtgctcttcaatttttttttttaacatgacggctgatgaaccataattattatcatttgtatcaaataacatttcataaacagtaagtaaagaaataaaacaaataaataaatagtatagTAAGTATcttgtttattttatattatatttgatttatttattggtCTGTGTGTCATTTAGAAGACAGTAAAAATgcggcgtatatatatatatatatatatatatatatatatatatatatattgtatgtgtgtgtgtctgtctgtctgtctgtctgactgacagtGTGCATTTGcgtacattgtgtatgtgtgtgtgtgtgtgtgtgtgtgtgtatgtgtacgtgcatgcgcatgtgtctgcgtgtgttcttttcttttcaccaaTTGAGTTATTTTATCAGCGTGGGAGCGAATCCAATTACCGTCTCAATTTCAGTAGTGTGTTTTCGACATCTTTCGCTCTCTGATCTCGTCATTGGAAATTTTTCCTATGTTAATTCGATCAtctgccaaagaaaaaaaatgtggccTGGAAGGTGCTTGGACAAATGAATggacagcaacacagagagagacagagagaatgaattgtGAAATTCAAACCAGTCATCTTCTCAATTTTCTCACGTTTAAAGAAGAATTGAATAGCGTGATGCGTTCGCATGAATCATTTCGTGTGGTGAGGACCGGTTAATAGTCCGTGGAGATCCTTACCTCGCTACAGTTATTCTTTCAACATTTCCTAACGGAATTTTTGTTACTTGTTTACGGTTCTTCCCATCTATGAGAGACCAATAGCGTTTTGGATCATGTGATTTCATCTTGATTCGCTGCGTGACACTCTCACGATATGGGAGGCAACTCTTGCTTCCGCATTATATGGGAGGTAACTTTTATCATCGAAGCAAAGTTGAAAATGTTTTTTGATATTTTAACCTGTCGCATACTATCATGcaatgtcttcctctgtctataaCCACAAAGGTAAAGCCTTTACCTGTGATGTTTGTTATTTCGTGTGTTGCCTTTCTTAATATCTCATATTTTATAAATGTTTGCCCACAAGCGAAAACAGGCACTGATATATTCTATTTTTAGGTTAGCTTATCGCCTACGTTCTCAAAACGCAATGTCCGGTGAACGATAACCCAGTCTTTCAAAACTTCTACACGTAATGAAAAATTATTCCAGGCTTGAAACTGACCGACACGGCTTAACACGAAAAACAGAGAATGTTTGAAAGCAGTATTACTACAGTTATCCTCATTTTAAAAGATTGCTTTTTTCAGAATCACATGGTTTATTTCTATAATGATTATGTGTTTCCGGGCCCCCGCCGGAAATACCAACATATTGTGTGGAAAGGTGAAACGCGAGGTATATATGGGAATTTTTGGCTGTATTGAACGTGGTGGGTCGGAGATCGAAGCGTAGTTCTTTGCCTATGTAGTGTATGTGAAATACTTGTATGATACTTGCATGA
The sequence above is a segment of the Babylonia areolata isolate BAREFJ2019XMU chromosome 19, ASM4173473v1, whole genome shotgun sequence genome. Coding sequences within it:
- the LOC143294299 gene encoding uncharacterized protein LOC143294299 isoform X2 encodes the protein MYFRRHVFVVVVVSATCSSSRRVQGPWPLVLVTQIFVPPSRCPVSWVPGFRLASWVFVPSCPVTGVLGLRPLLSRDWCPGSSPPPVL
- the LOC143294299 gene encoding uncharacterized protein LOC143294299 isoform X1, with translation MKSVTVVRLFVVVLAVFRTSVCGVFVSPGGLNGGQRGGTGAYITTVISFSVYGQCATHPLLLGNFYLVILFVMMKRMKEKLSPCPGSLAFSPGDPDLRPAQPLSCVLGARLSIGVLGLRPLLSRDWCPGSSPPPVP